Within Candidatus Sysuiplasma jiujiangense, the genomic segment CCGTTCGCGGAGAGCTGTCTGCTGATTCGCAGCACCGTAATGACAATGACTCTTCTGCTGCAAATCCTCAATGCAGCAGAACCACGGTTTGTGCAGTTTCCGATCCTTTCACACCCAAGAACCGCCGAGATCATGACTTTTTTTGCTGCAAACAAAGATATCCCTAGAAGATTATCCGGCCCGTGATCCTGTCTCACGGAAGCAGAACACATGCGGCTGTGCATGGGAAACGGGTGGCGGAATTACGGAAGAGATACATAAAAGAAAATTATGTCATGGTGAAGAAGGCGCATTTCCCGTACGGGCGCTATATTTTTCGGGAAGAGAACGGGGAGACATACGCTTCTTGGATTCCCTTATACAGAGACAAGAGGATAGAAGGGTCTCTCAATGATCCTGACGGAAAGGCGCTTCTCAATTCCATAATGGATGTCCGGCGCATACCCGAACATGGCGGATTGATGCTCTTCACCATCTATGATGCTGGCGGTGGAGTTGCAGCCACGTTCATGAAACCGCCCGGCATCAGACTGATTGGCGAGGAGCATTATGCTGTCATGGTGGATGACTCGGTTTATCTCAGGCTTGACGACACCTCGGGCCGCGGAAACTATTCGATCCTGGCCCTGCGGGAAGAGTCGCAGAGGTGGAACGCACAGAAAAGCATTTGAGAATATCATCGTATCTGATAAATGTCGAAGGTACTGTCAATATGCCGATTGCATTGGAATCTCTGGTCCTTGCTGGCATATACACCGGGATGGAAGCAAACATGTTAATGGAGTCGCTGGTTTGAGTGCCTGAATGACGCTGGCAAATAAGCCTGAGGCTTTACATCAGATAACCGGTGATTCTCCGCCTTCCAGGTGATGAAATTGCGTTTGACTACAGTACACATTGCTCTCAATTCAATGGGGTTTAACCAATGACTCGAATCATTTCGCGGTCAGGCTGCCTCCAACTTGCCGCAGAATACAGGAGTCTATTTCAATATTGAGAGTATAATGAGATCTGGAAGAAACATCGGAAGCGGCACATATGTTAAGCCAAACAGAAAATACAGCCATGAGATCTGACAGCGGAACTCTCCTCAGGATCGAAAAACTCTCCGCGTCTTACAGTACCCCTTCAGGAAAGGTCAGGGCACTCAATTCTGTCAGCCTTGAAGTGAAGAGGGGCGAAGTTCTGGGAATTGTCGGTGAGACGGGTTGCGGAAAAAGCACACTCGGCCATTCGATACCCAGGCTGCTGCCGGAGCCTCCTTCTTCAATAGATTCCGGAAGAATAATATTTGATGGTGTCGATCTGCTCTCGGTTAAGAAAAAGGACATGCCCCTGTACAGGGGTACGGGCATCGCCATGATTTTCCAGGAGCCGATTAATTCTCTTAATCCGGCATACAGAATATATGATCAGGTCGCAGAAGCAATAAGGATAAGGAAGATGAGGGAAAACGGAAGGAATCTTCCATCCGACATCAGGCCGTTCAATTATGGGCATCCGGAAAAAAATATCCCCAGTCCGGTGAAGACGGTGCTCCTGCCGTCGACGGATATCCGGCATTCTGCCAGAACTGGAGGAAGCGAAGAAATGAAGAAGGAAGTCATAGAGTTTCTTTCAACCGTGAGAATCAATGATCCGGAAAGAATACTCAGGCTGTTTCCACATGAGCTTTCGGGCGGAATGAGACAGAGAGTCATGATTGCAATGGCGCTGTCCGAGAGGCCGAAACTCATCATTGCAGACGAACCAACAAGCGCACTTGATGTAACAATACAGGCTCAGGTTCTCTCATTGATGAAGGATCTTATCAAGAAGGTGAATACATCCATACTCTTCATAAGCCACGACCTTGGCGTCATTGCAGAGATTGCCGACAGAATTGGCGTCATGTATGCAGGGCATCTGGTGGAGATAGGGAGTTCAGAGGACGTATTCAACAGCCCTGGCCACCCATACACAAGATCGCTGCTGAAATCTTTTCCTCATGGATACAAAAGCGACGGAAGACTACCGACCATAAAAGGAAACGTTCCGAGCCTGATCAGTTTGCCTGCCGGCTGCCCTTTCAACCCGAGATGCGAAATGTGCATGAATGAATGCTGTGATGAGTATCCGGCCGTTATTGATCTGGGAGGAGGACATCTTGTTTCATGTCACCTCTATGACGGGGGCACGAGCTGATTGGAAGACGGCACACTTTTCGAAGCAAAGAAGGTGACCAAATACTTTGAACTTCAGAAAACCTTTTCCGAGACACTTTTCAGAAAGAAAGCAAGACGTGTTCATGCTGTTGACGGGGTAAGTCTCAAGGTGAAGCGTGGCGAGGTTATGGGACTGATAGGCGAAAGCGGTTCGGGAAAAACAACCTTCGGATGGCTTGCAACGAAGCTGCTTACGCCAACATCCGGAAGAGTGATTTTCAACGACACAGACGTTACAGACCTGCATGGCGAAGAACTCAGGACCTGGAGACGCAATATACAGATTGTCTTCCAGGATCCGCTAACCTCGCTTGATCCGAGGTTAAAGGTCTGGCAGATAATTGGTGAACCTCTCAGAGCGTCGGGAATCAGGAACAGGAAAGAGATACTAGAGAGGGTAAAGACGGTCCTTGACGAAGTTGGCCTTCCGGAGAACAGTTACAACCAGTATCCGCACGAATTCAGCGGCGGAGGCAGACAGAGAATATCAGTTGCAAGGGCAATAGTCCTCAACCCGAAGATGATTGTTCTTGATGAACCTACGAGCGCACTCGATGTTGCCGTTCAGGCACAGATTCTTAACAGACTTGTTGAACTTCAGAACGAACGCCACCTTACCTATCTTTTCATTTCCCACAACATCGGTGCCGTCCGCTACATTTCCGATTCAGTCGCAATAATGTATCTTGGAAAAGTTATGGAGACTGGAAGCGTGATGGAAGTAATTGAGAAACCGATGCACCCATACACCAAAGCACTTCTCATTTCCGTACCCGTTCCTGATCCGAAGAGAAGAAAATTCAAATTCGAAATGGAGGGTGAAATACCTTCCCTGATCGATATACCTCGGGGGTGCAGGTTTGCCGGCAGATGCCCGTTTACAAAAGAAGAGTGCAGGACGGCGGAGCCGGAACTGAGGGATCTTGGCTCCGGTCACTATGTGGCATGCCATTTTGCTGAAGAACTTGCCGAGAATAACACATTAACATCAGGATGGCGGCGTCACAATTTCTGAGAATCGCAACTACCTCACAATTATCTTTCTTGCGCGGGGATCAAGCAGTTCTCTCAGCGCGTCACCGAGAAGGCTGAATGCGAATACCGCGAAGAATATGGCGAAGCCTGGAGCAAGGGCTATCCAGGGCGCCTGGAAAATAAAGCTCTCACCCCTGAACACCATTCTTCCCCATTCGGGAATTGGTGAAGGAACCCCGACACCAAGAAAACTTAGAGTGGAAAACGTGAGGATGACTGTGCCGATGTCCATTGTAAGGTAAATGATGAGCGTATCGAATATATTTCTCAGTATATGTCTGAACAGTATAACA encodes:
- a CDS encoding ABC transporter ATP-binding protein, with the protein product MRSDSGTLLRIEKLSASYSTPSGKVRALNSVSLEVKRGEVLGIVGETGCGKSTLGHSIPRLLPEPPSSIDSGRIIFDGVDLLSVKKKDMPLYRGTGIAMIFQEPINSLNPAYRIYDQVAEAIRIRKMRENGRNLPSDIRPFNYGHPEKNIPSPVKTVLLPSTDIRHSARTGGSEEMKKEVIEFLSTVRINDPERILRLFPHELSGGMRQRVMIAMALSERPKLIIADEPTSALDVTIQAQVLSLMKDLIKKVNTSILFISHDLGVIAEIADRIGVMYAGHLVEIGSSEDVFNSPGHPYTRSLLKSFPHGYKSDGRLPTIKGNVPSLISLPAGCPFNPRCEMCMNECCDEYPAVIDLGGGHLVSCHLYDGGTS
- a CDS encoding ABC transporter ATP-binding protein, with the translated sequence MEDGTLFEAKKVTKYFELQKTFSETLFRKKARRVHAVDGVSLKVKRGEVMGLIGESGSGKTTFGWLATKLLTPTSGRVIFNDTDVTDLHGEELRTWRRNIQIVFQDPLTSLDPRLKVWQIIGEPLRASGIRNRKEILERVKTVLDEVGLPENSYNQYPHEFSGGGRQRISVARAIVLNPKMIVLDEPTSALDVAVQAQILNRLVELQNERHLTYLFISHNIGAVRYISDSVAIMYLGKVMETGSVMEVIEKPMHPYTKALLISVPVPDPKRRKFKFEMEGEIPSLIDIPRGCRFAGRCPFTKEECRTAEPELRDLGSGHYVACHFAEELAENNTLTSGWRRHNF